A single window of Nymphaea colorata chloroplast, complete genome DNA harbors:
- the psbM gene encoding photosystem II protein M, which produces MEVNILAFIATALFILVPTAFLLIIYVKTVSQND; this is translated from the coding sequence ATGGAAGTAAATATACTCGCATTTATTGCTACTGCGCTGTTCATTCTAGTTCCTACTGCTTTTTTACTTATCATCTACGTAAAAACAGTCAGTCAAAATGATTAA
- the rpoC2 gene encoding RNA polymerase beta'' subunit — MEVLMAERADLVFHNKVIDGTAMKRLISRLIDHFGIAYTSHILDQVKTLGFQQATATSISLGIDDLLTTPSKRWLVQDAEQQSLILEKHHHYGNVHAVEKLRQSIEIWYATSEYLRQEMNLNFKMTDPSNPVHIMSYSGARGNASQVHQLVGMRGLMSDPQGQMIDLPIQSNLREGLSLTEYTISCYGARKGVVDTAVRTSDAGYLTRRLVEVVQHIVVRRTDCGSTRGISVSLRKGMTERILIQTLIGRVLANDVYLGLRCIATRNQDIGIGLVNRFMTSRAQPIYIRTPFTCRSASWICRLCYGRSPTHGDLVELGEAVGIIAGQSIGEPGTQLTLRTFHTGGVFTGGTAEHVRAPSNGKIKFNEDLVHPTRTRHGHPAFLCYVDLYVTIESQDIIHSVNIPPKSFLLVQNDQYVESEQVIAEIRAGTSTFHFKERVRKHIYSDSEGEMHWSTGVYHAPEYTHGNVHFLPKTSHLWILSGGPCKSSLVPFSLHKDQDQMNVQSLSVQERSISDFSVNNNRVRHKLFGSDPLARKGRRISDYAAGSERVISKGDGDFIYPAILQENSYLLAKRRRNRFIIPFQYDPEREKELTPHSSTSITVEIPANGILRRNSILAYFDDPRYRRSSSGITKYGIIEVDSIVKKEGLIEYRRPKESRPKYQMKVDRFFVIPEEVHILPGSSSIMVRNNSIIGVDTRITFNTRSQIGGLVRIEKKKKKIELKIFSGGIHFPGETDKISRHIGILIPPGARKKMDKGSKGKNWEGKNWVYVQRITPIKKKYFVSVRPVVTYEIADGINLVTLFPGDMLQEKDNLRLQVVNYILYGDGKPIRGISHTSIQLVRTCLVLNLDQDRKGSIEKVQASSAEVRANDLIRYFIRIELVKSPILYTGKRNDRPGSVIPDTGSYCANTNLFSSKVKIQSLSQHQGTVRTFLNRNKEGQSLIVFSSSNCSRINVSKYHNVTKESIKEKEDTPIPILNLLGPLGTVPKIHNFSPSYHSITHNEILLNKYLILDNNNPKQTFQLLKYYLVDENGRISNANPCSDIIFNLFGSCFLPHDYCEETSTTRIMSLGQFICENVCLSKHGTRIKSGQVIMVYLDSFIIRSAKPYLATRGATVHGDYGEIFYEGDTLVTFIYEKSRSGDITHGLPKVEQVLEVRSIDSISMNLEKRVEGWNEHITGILGIPWGFLIGAELTIAQSRISLVNKIQKVYRSQGVQIHNKHIEIIVRQITSKVLVSEDGMSNVFSPGELIGLLRAERAGRALEEAICYRAVLLGITRASLNTQSFISEASFQETARVLAKAALRGRIDWLKGLKENVVLGGMIPVGTGFKRFVHRSREYNNIPLEIQKKNFFGGEMRDILFHHRELFCSCIPKPKSFHNTSEQPFYAMGSNPIVHKSGFIIS, encoded by the coding sequence ATGGAGGTACTTATGGCAGAACGGGCCGATCTGGTCTTTCACAATAAAGTGATAGATGGAACTGCCATGAAACGGCTTATTAGCAGATTAATAGATCATTTCGGAATAGCCTATACATCACACATTCTGGATCAAGTAAAAACTCTGGGTTTTCAGCAAGCCACCGCTACATCCATTTCATTAGGAATTGATGATCTTTTAACAACACCTTCTAAGAGATGGTTAGTCCAAGATGCTGAACAACAAAGTTTGATTTTGGAAAAGCACCATCATTATGGGAATGTACATGCGGTAGAAAAATTACGTCAATCAATCGAGATATGGTATGCCACAAGTGAATATTTGAGACAAGAAATGAATCTTAATTTTAAGATGACTGATCCTTCAAATCCAGTTCATATAATGTCCTATTCTGGAGCTAGAGGAAATGCATCTCAGGTCCACCAATTAGTAGGTATGAGAGGATTAATGTCAGATCCCCAAGGACAAATGATTGATTTACCCATTCAAAGCAATTTACGCGAAGGACTTTCTTTAACGGAATATACAATTTCCTGCTACGGAGCCCGCAAAGGAGTTGTGGATACTGCTGTACGAACGTCAGACGCTGGATACCTCACGCGTAGACTTGTTGAAGTAGTTCAACATATTGTTGTACGTAGAACGGATTGTGGAAGTACCCGAGGTATTTCCGTGAGTCTTCGAAAGGGGATGACGGAAAGAATTTTGATCCAAACGCTAATAGGTCGCGTATTAGCAAACGATGTATATCTAGGTCTACGATGCATTGCTACCAGAAATCAAGATATTGGGATTGGGCTTGTCAATCGATTCATGACCTCTCGGGCGCAGCCAATATATATTCGAACTCCCTTCACTTGCCGAAGTGCATCTTGGATCTGTCGATTATGCTATGGTCGGAGTCCCACTCATGGTGACCTGGTTGAATTGGGAGAAGCAGTAGGTATTATTGCGGGTCAATCCATTGGAGAACCAGGGACTCAACTAACATTAAGAACTTTTCATACCGGTGGAGTATTCACAGGTGGTACTGCGGAACATGTACGAGCTCCTTCTAATGGAAAAATCAAATTCAATGAGGATTTGGTTCATCCCACACGCACACGTCATGGACATCCTGCCTTTCTCTGCTATGTAGACCTATATGTGACTATTGAGAGTCAGGATATTATACATAGTGTGAATATTCCACCAAAAAGTTTTCTTTTGGTTCAAAATGATCAATATGTGGAATCAGAACAAGTGATTGCTGAGATTCGTGCTGGAACATCCACTTTCCATTTTAAAGAGAGGGTTCGAAAACATATTTATTCTGACTCAGAGGGAGAAATGCATTGGAGTACCGGTGTGTACCATGCACCTGAATATACACACGGTAATGTTCATTTCTTACCCAAAACAAGTCATTTATGGATCTTATCGGGGGGTCCGTGCAAATCCAGTCTAGTGCCTTTTTCACTCCACAAGGATCAAGATCAAATGAATGTTCAATCTCTTTCTGTCCAAGAGAGATCCATTTCTGACTTCTCGGTGAATAATAATCGAGTGAGACACAAATTGTTTGGCTCGGATCCCCTGGCGAGAAAAGGGCGAAGGATTTCTGATTATGCAGCAGGATCTGAGCGAGTCATATCCAAAGGTGATGGGGATTTCATATATCCCGCCATTCTCCAAGAGAATTCTTATTTATTGGCGAAGAGGCGAAGAAATAGATTCATCATACCATTCCAATATGATCCGGAACGGGAGAAGGAATTAACGCCTCATTCTAGTACTAGTATCACGGTTGAAATACCCGCAAATGGTATTTTACGTAGAAATAGTATTCTTGCTTATTTCGACGATCCACGATACAGAAGAAGCAGTTCGGGAATTACCAAATATGGCATCATAGAGGTCGATTCAATCGTCAAAAAAGAGGGTCTGATTGAGTATCGAAGACCAAAAGAATCTAGACCGAAATACCAAATGAAAGTAGATCGATTTTTTGTCATTCCCGAAGAAGTCCATATCTTGCCCGGGTCTTCATCCATAATGGTACGGAACAATAGTATCATTGGAGTAGATACACGAATTACGTTTAATACAAGAAGCCAAATAGGTGGATTGGTCCGAATAGAAAAAAAAAAAAAAAAGATTGAACTGAAAATCTTTTCTGGAGGTATCCATTTTCCTGGAGAAACAGATAAGATATCCCGACACATTGGGATCTTGATACCACCAGGAGCAAGAAAAAAAATGGATAAGGGATCAAAGGGGAAAAATTGGGAAGGGAAAAATTGGGTCTATGTCCAACGGATCACACCTATCAAGAAAAAATATTTTGTTTCAGTACGACCCGTAGTGACATATGAAATAGCTGATGGGATAAATCTAGTAACGCTTTTCCCTGGGGATATGTTACAGGAAAAGGATAATTTGCGACTCCAAGTTGTCAATTATATCCTTTATGGGGATGGCAAACCAATTCGAGGAATTTCCCATACAAGTATTCAATTGGTTCGTACTTGTTTAGTATTGAATTTGGACCAAGACAGAAAAGGTTCTATAGAAAAGGTTCAGGCTTCTTCTGCTGAAGTAAGGGCAAATGATCTGATTCGATATTTCATAAGAATTGAATTGGTGAAGTCTCCTATTTTGTATACCGGAAAGAGGAATGATAGACCAGGTTCAGTGATTCCTGATACTGGGTCATATTGCGCCAATACCAATCTTTTTTCTTCCAAGGTTAAAATTCAATCACTTAGTCAACATCAAGGAACCGTTCGTACATTTCTTAATAGAAATAAAGAAGGCCAATCTCTTATAGTTTTTTCATCATCTAATTGTTCTCGCATCAATGTTTCGAAATATCACAATGTGACCAAAGAATCAATTAAAGAAAAAGAGGATACCCCGATTCCAATTCTTAATTTGTTGGGTCCCTTAGGTACTGTACCTAAAATTCATAATTTTTCCCCATCTTATCATTCAATAACTCATAATGAGATCTTGTTAAATAAATATTTAATACTGGATAATAATAATCCAAAACAGACTTTCCAACTACTTAAGTATTATTTAGTGGACGAAAACGGGAGAATCTCTAATGCAAATCCATGCAGTGACATCATTTTTAATCTATTCGGTTCGTGCTTTCTCCCTCACGATTATTGTGAGGAGACATCCACAACCAGAATAATGAGCCTCGGACAGTTTATTTGTGAAAATGTATGTCTATCCAAACACGGAACACGCATAAAATCTGGTCAAGTTATAATGGTTTATCTTGACTCTTTCATAATAAGATCAGCTAAACCCTATTTGGCGACCCGAGGAGCAACCGTTCATGGTGATTATGGAGAAATCTTTTACGAAGGAGATACATTAGTTACATTTATATATGAAAAATCGAGATCTGGTGATATAACTCACGGCCTTCCAAAGGTTGAACAAGTGTTAGAAGTTCGTTCGATTGATTCAATATCGATGAACCTAGAAAAAAGGGTTGAAGGTTGGAACGAACATATAACAGGAATTCTTGGAATTCCTTGGGGATTCCTGATTGGTGCTGAACTCACCATAGCGCAAAGTCGTATTTCTTTGGTTAATAAGATCCAAAAGGTTTATCGATCCCAGGGGGTACAGATTCATAATAAGCATATAGAGATTATTGTACGACAAATAACATCAAAAGTGTTGGTTTCAGAAGATGGAATGTCTAATGTTTTTTCACCCGGGGAACTAATCGGATTGTTGCGAGCAGAACGAGCAGGTCGTGCTTTGGAAGAGGCTATTTGTTACCGAGCCGTCTTATTGGGAATAACGAGAGCATCTCTGAATACTCAAAGTTTCATATCAGAAGCTAGTTTTCAGGAAACCGCTCGAGTTTTAGCAAAAGCCGCTCTCCGGGGTCGTATTGATTGGTTGAAAGGTCTGAAAGAGAATGTTGTTCTGGGGGGGATGATACCCGTTGGTACCGGATTCAAACGATTCGTTCACCGTTCAAGGGAATACAACAACATTCCTTTGGAAATACAAAAGAAGAATTTTTTCGGGGGGGAAATGAGAGATATTCTGTTCCACCACAGAGAATTATTTTGTTCTTGCATCCCAAAGCCAAAGAGTTTCCATAATACATCAGAACAACCATTCTATGCTATGGGATCTAATCCAATCGTTCATAAGAGCGGATTCATTATTAGCTAA
- the psbD gene encoding photosystem II protein D2 — protein sequence MTIALGRFTKEENDLFDIMDDWLRRDRFVFVGWSGLLLFPCAYFALGGWFTGTTFVTSWYTHGLASSYLEGCNFLTAAVSTPANSLAHSLLLLWGPEAQGDFTRWCQLGGLWTFVALHGAFGLIGFMLRQFELARSVQLRPYNAIAFSGPIAVFVSVFLIYPLGQSGWFFAPSFGVAAIFRFILFFQGFHNWTLNPFHMMGVAGVLGAALLCAIHGATVENTLFEDGDGANTFRAFNPTQAEETYSMVTANRFWSQIFGVAFSNKRWLHFFMLFVPVTGLWMSALGVVGLALNLRAYDFVSQEIRAAEDPEFETFYTKNILLNEGIRAWMAAQDQPHENLIFPEEVLPRGNAL from the coding sequence ATGACTATAGCCCTTGGTAGATTTACCAAAGAAGAAAATGATTTATTTGATATTATGGATGACTGGCTACGGAGAGACCGTTTCGTTTTTGTGGGTTGGTCCGGTCTATTGCTCTTCCCTTGCGCCTATTTCGCTTTAGGAGGGTGGTTCACAGGTACAACCTTTGTAACTTCATGGTATACCCATGGATTGGCTAGTTCCTATTTGGAAGGCTGCAATTTCCTAACCGCTGCAGTTTCTACCCCTGCTAATAGTTTAGCGCATTCTTTATTGCTACTATGGGGCCCGGAAGCACAAGGAGATTTTACTCGTTGGTGCCAATTAGGCGGTTTGTGGACTTTTGTCGCTCTCCACGGCGCTTTCGGACTAATAGGCTTCATGTTACGTCAATTCGAACTTGCTCGATCTGTTCAATTGAGACCTTATAACGCAATCGCATTCTCTGGTCCAATTGCTGTTTTTGTTTCCGTATTCCTGATTTATCCACTAGGTCAGTCTGGCTGGTTCTTTGCGCCTAGTTTTGGCGTAGCAGCTATATTTCGGTTCATCCTTTTCTTCCAAGGGTTTCATAATTGGACATTGAACCCATTTCATATGATGGGAGTTGCCGGAGTATTGGGTGCTGCTCTGCTATGCGCTATTCATGGTGCTACCGTAGAAAATACTTTATTCGAGGATGGTGACGGTGCAAATACATTCCGTGCCTTTAACCCAACTCAAGCTGAAGAGACCTATTCTATGGTCACTGCTAACCGCTTTTGGTCACAAATCTTTGGGGTTGCTTTTTCCAATAAACGTTGGTTACATTTCTTTATGTTATTTGTACCAGTCACCGGTTTATGGATGAGTGCTCTTGGGGTAGTCGGTCTGGCTTTGAACCTACGTGCCTATGACTTCGTTTCCCAGGAAATCCGTGCAGCAGAAGATCCTGAATTTGAGACTTTCTACACCAAAAATATTCTTTTAAACGAAGGTATTCGTGCTTGGATGGCGGCTCAGGATCAGCCTCATGAAAACCTTATATTCCCTGAGGAGGTTCTACCCCGTGGAAACGCTCTTTAA
- the rpoC1 gene encoding RNA polymerase beta' subunit, whose product MNHNFSSMIDQYKHQQLRIGLVSPKQIRAWANKILPNGEIVGEVTKPYTFHYKTNKPEKDGLFCERIFGPIKSGICACGNYRVIGGEKEEPKFCEQCGVESVDSRIRRYQMGYIKLACPVTHVWYLKRLPSYIANLSDKPLKELEGLVYCDFSFARPIAKKPTFLRLRGSFEYEIQSRKYSIPLFFTTQGFDTFRNREISTGATAIREQLADLDLRIIIDRSLVEWKELGEEGSTGNDWEDRKIGRRKDFLVRRMELAKHFLRTNVEPEWMVLSLLPVLPPELRPIIQIDGGKSMSSDINELYRRVIYRNNTLTDLLTTSRSTPGELVMCQEKLVQEAVDTLLDNGIRGQPMRDGHNKVYKSFSDVIEGKEGRFRETLLGKRVDYSGRSVIVVGPSLSLHQCGLPREIAIELFQTFVIRGLIRQHLASNIGLAKSKIREKEPIVWEILQEVMQGHPVLLNRAPTLHRLGIQAFQPILVEGRAICLHPLVCKGFNADFDGDQMAVHVPLSLEAQAEARLLMFSHTNLLSPAIGDPISVPTQDMLMGLYVLTMGNRRGICANRYNPCNPRNYQNERIDHSNYEYRKGKEPYFCSSYDALGAYRQKGIDLYSTLWLRWRLDQRVIASINREVPIEVQYESLGTYHEIYDHYRVVRSVKKGMLCIYIRTTVGHISFYREIEEAVQGFCRSYSYGT is encoded by the exons ATGAATCATAATTTTTCTTCTATGATCGATCAGTATAAACATCAACAACTTCGAATTGGATTAGTTTCTCCTAAACAAATACGTGCTTGGGCCAACAAAATCCTACCGAATGGAGAGATAGTTGGAGAGGTGACAAAACCCTATACTTTTCATTACAAAACCAATAAACCGGAAAAAGATGGGTTGTTTTGTGAAAGAATTTTTGGACCTATAAAAAGTGGAATTTGTGCTTGTGGAAATTATCGAGTGATCGGGGGTGAAAAAGAAGAACCGAAATTTTGCGAACAATGCGGAGTCGAATCTGTTGATTCTCGGATCCGAAGATATCAAATGGGATACATCAAACTAGCATGCCCGGTGACTCATGTGTGGTATTTGAAACGTCTTCCTAGTTATATCGCGAATCTTTCAGATAAACCTCTTAAGGAATTAGAAGGCCTGGTATACTGCGAT TTTTCTTTTGCTAGGCCCATAGCTAAAAAACCTACTTTCTTACGATTACGAGGTTCATTCGAATATGAAATCCAATCCCGGAAATACAGTATCCCACTTTTTTTTACTACCCAAGGCTTCGATACATTTAGAAATCGAGAAATATCTACCGGAGCTACTGCTATCAGAGAACAATTAGCCGATCTGGATTTGCGAATTATTATAGATCGTTCATTGGTGGAATGGAAGGAATTGGGAGAAGAAGGATCAACCGGGAATGACTGGGAAGATAGAAAAATTGGGAGGAGAAAAGATTTTTTGGTTAGACGCATGGAATTGGCTAAGCATTTTCTTCGAACAAATGTAGAACCAGAATGGATGGTTTTGTCCCTATTACCAGTTCTTCCTCCCGAGTTGAGGCCAATCATTCAGATTGATGGGGGTAAATCAATGAGTTCAGATATTAATGAACTTTATAGAAGAGTTATCTATCGGAACAATACTCTTACCGATCTATTAACAACAAGTAGATCTACGCCGGGGGAATTAGTAATGTGTCAGGAAAAATTGGTACAAGAAGCTGTAGATACACTTCTTGATAATGGGATCCGCGGACAACCAATGAGGGACGGTCACAATAAAGTTTACAAGTCGTTTTCAGATGTAATTGAAGGCAAAGAGGGAAGATTTCGCGAGACTCTACTTGGTAAACGGGTCGATTATTCGGGTCGTTCCGTCATTGTGGTAGGCCCTTCGCTTTCACTGCATCAATGTGGATTACCTCGAGAAATAGCAATAGAGCTTTTTCAGACATTTGTAATTCGTGGTCTAATCAGACAACATCTTGCTTCCAACATAGGACTTGCTAAAAGTAAAATTCGGGAAAAAGAACCCATTGTATGGGAAATACTTCAAGAAGTTATGCAGGGGCATCCTGTATTGCTAAATAGAGCACCCACTTTGCATAGATTAGGCATACAGGCGTTCCAACCTATTTTAGTGGAGGGACGAGCTATTTGTTTACATCCATTGGTTTGTAAGGGATTCAATGCGGACTTCGATGGAGATCAAATGGCTGTTCATGTACCTTTATCTTTGGAAGCTCAAGCAGAAGCTCGTTTACTTATGTTTTCTCATACGAATCTCTTGTCTCCAGCCATTGGGGATCCCATTTCCGTACCCACTCAAGATATGCTTATGGGGCTCTATGTATTAACGATGGGGAATCGTAGAGGTATTTGTGCAAATAGGTATAATCCATGTAACCCCAGAAACTACCAAAATGAAAGAATTGATCATAGTAATTATGAGTATAGGAAAGGGAAAGAACCCTATTTTTGTAGTTCCTACGATGCACTTGGGGCTTATCGGCAGAAAGGGATCGATTTATATAGTACTTTATGGCTACGGTGGCGACTAGATCAACGTGTCATTGCCTCAATAAATAGAGAAGTTCCCATCGAAGTTCAATATGAATCTTTGGGCACTTATCATGAGATTTATGATCACTATCGAGTAGTAAGAAGTGTAAAAAAAGGAATGCTTTGTATATACATTCGAACTACTGTTGGCCATATTTCCTTTTATCGAGAAATAGAAGAAGCCGTACAGGGGTTTTGTCGGTCCTATTCATATGGTACCTGA
- the rpoB gene encoding RNA polymerase beta subunit: protein MLRDGGDEGMFTIPGFSQIQFEGFCRFIDQGLMEELHQFPKIEDTDQEIEFQLFGESYQLVEPLIKERDAVYESITYSSELYVPAGLIWRTGRNMQEQTVLLGNIPLMNSLGTSIVNGIYRIVINQILQSPGIYYSTGLDHNGISVYTGTIISDWGGRSELEIDRKERIWARVSRKQKISILVLSSAMGSSLREILDNVCYPEIFLSFPNEKEKKKIGSKENAILEFYQKFACVGGDPVFSESLCKELQKKFFQQRCELGRIGRRNMNQRLNLDIPQNNTFLLPRDVLAAADHLIGMKFGMGTLDDMNHLKNKRIRSVADLLQDQFGLALVRLENVVRGTICGAIRHKLIPTPRNLVTSTPLTTTYESFFGLHPLSQVLDRTNPLTQIVHGRKSSYLGPGGLTGRTASFRIRDIHPSHYGRICPIDTSEGINVGLIGSLAIHARVGDWGSIETPFYEISERSKEEQMVYLSPSRDEYYMVAAGNSLALTRGIQEEEVGPARYRQEFLTIAWEQIHLRNIYPFQYFSIGASLIPFIEHNDANRALMSSNMQRQAVPLSQSEKCIVGTGLERQAALDSGGSAIAEREGKIIYTDAEKIVLSGNGDTISIPLVMYQRSNKNTWMHQKPQVHRGKCLKKGQILADGAATVGGELALGKNVSVAYMPWEGYNSEDAVLISERLVYDDIYTSFHIRKYEIQTHVTSQGPERITNEIPHLEPYLLRNLDRNGIVMLGSWVETGDVLVGKLTPQTAKESSYAPEDRLLRAILGIQVSTAKETCLKLPIGGRGRVIDVRWGQKKGGSIYNPEMIRVYISQKRKIKVGDKVAGRHGNKGIISKILPRQDMPYLQDGTPVDMVFNPLGVPSRMNVGQMFECSLGLAGDLLGRHYRITPFDERYEQEASRKLVFSELYEASKQTANPWVFEPEYPGKSRIFDGRTGDPFEQPVIIGKSYMLKLIHQVDDKIHGRSSGHYALVTQQPLRGRAKQGGQRVGEMEVWALEGFGVAHILQEMLTYKSDHIRARQEVLGTTIVGGTIPNPEGAPESFRLLVRELRSLSLELNHFLVSEKNFQMNRKEV, encoded by the coding sequence ATGCTCCGGGATGGTGGAGATGAGGGAATGTTTACAATACCTGGATTTAGTCAGATCCAATTTGAGGGATTTTGTAGGTTCATTGATCAGGGCTTGATGGAAGAACTTCATCAATTTCCAAAAATTGAAGATACAGATCAAGAAATTGAATTTCAATTATTTGGGGAATCTTATCAATTGGTGGAACCTTTGATAAAAGAAAGAGATGCTGTGTATGAATCAATTACATATTCCTCTGAGTTATATGTACCGGCGGGGTTAATTTGGAGAACCGGTAGAAATATGCAAGAACAAACCGTATTGCTTGGAAACATTCCTCTAATGAATTCCTTGGGAACCTCTATAGTAAATGGAATTTACAGAATTGTCATCAATCAAATATTGCAAAGTCCCGGTATTTATTACAGTACAGGATTGGATCATAACGGAATTTCTGTCTATACTGGCACCATAATATCAGATTGGGGAGGAAGATCAGAATTAGAGATTGATAGAAAAGAAAGGATATGGGCCCGTGTAAGCAGGAAACAAAAAATTTCTATTCTAGTTCTATCATCAGCTATGGGTTCAAGTCTAAGAGAAATTCTAGACAATGTTTGCTACCCTGAAATTTTCTTGTCTTTCCCAAACGAGAAGGAGAAAAAAAAGATTGGTTCAAAGGAGAATGCCATTTTAGAGTTTTATCAAAAATTTGCTTGTGTAGGCGGTGATCCGGTGTTTTCTGAGTCCTTATGTAAAGAATTACAAAAGAAATTTTTTCAACAAAGATGTGAATTAGGAAGGATTGGCCGACGAAATATGAACCAGAGACTGAATCTTGATATACCCCAGAACAATACGTTTTTGTTACCACGAGATGTATTGGCTGCTGCCGATCATTTGATCGGAATGAAATTTGGAATGGGTACACTCGACGATATGAATCACTTGAAAAATAAACGTATTCGTTCTGTAGCGGATCTGTTACAGGATCAATTCGGATTGGCTTTGGTTCGCTTGGAAAATGTGGTTCGGGGAACTATATGTGGAGCAATTCGGCATAAATTAATACCGACTCCTCGTAATTTGGTAACTTCAACTCCATTAACAACAACTTATGAATCATTTTTCGGCCTACACCCTTTATCTCAAGTCTTGGATCGAACTAATCCATTGACACAAATAGTTCATGGGCGAAAATCGAGTTATTTGGGTCCTGGGGGATTGACAGGACGAACTGCTAGTTTTCGTATACGAGATATCCATCCTAGTCACTATGGGCGTATTTGCCCAATTGATACGTCCGAGGGAATCAATGTTGGACTTATTGGGTCCTTAGCTATTCATGCAAGGGTTGGTGATTGGGGGTCTATAGAGACCCCATTTTATGAAATATCTGAGAGATCAAAAGAAGAACAGATGGTTTATTTATCCCCGAGTAGAGATGAATACTATATGGTGGCGGCGGGAAATTCTTTGGCGTTGACTCGGGGTATTCAGGAAGAAGAAGTTGGTCCAGCTCGATACCGTCAAGAATTCTTGACTATTGCATGGGAACAGATTCATCTTCGAAATATTTATCCCTTCCAATATTTTTCTATTGGAGCTTCTCTCATTCCTTTTATCGAGCATAATGATGCGAATCGGGCTTTAATGAGTTCTAATATGCAGCGTCAAGCAGTTCCGCTTTCTCAGTCCGAAAAGTGTATTGTTGGAACCGGCTTGGAACGCCAAGCGGCTCTCGATTCAGGGGGTTCGGCTATAGCCGAACGCGAGGGAAAGATCATTTATACCGATGCTGAAAAGATCGTTTTATCAGGTAATGGGGACACTATAAGCATTCCGTTGGTTATGTATCAGCGTTCCAACAAGAATACTTGGATGCATCAAAAACCTCAGGTTCATCGGGGTAAATGCCTGAAAAAGGGGCAAATTTTGGCGGATGGTGCGGCTACGGTTGGTGGCGAACTCGCTTTGGGGAAAAATGTATCAGTAGCTTATATGCCATGGGAGGGTTACAATTCTGAAGATGCCGTACTCATTAGTGAACGTCTAGTCTATGACGATATTTATACTTCTTTTCATATCCGGAAATATGAAATTCAGACTCATGTGACAAGCCAAGGACCTGAAAGAATCACTAATGAAATACCTCATTTAGAGCCTTATTTACTCCGCAATTTAGACAGAAATGGAATTGTGATGCTGGGATCTTGGGTAGAAACTGGTGATGTTTTAGTAGGTAAATTAACGCCTCAGACAGCGAAAGAATCATCCTATGCTCCAGAAGATAGATTATTACGAGCCATACTTGGCATTCAGGTATCCACTGCAAAAGAAACTTGTCTAAAGTTGCCTATAGGCGGAAGAGGTCGAGTTATTGATGTCAGGTGGGGCCAGAAAAAGGGGGGTTCCATTTATAATCCAGAAATGATTCGTGTATATATCTCACAGAAACGTAAAATCAAAGTGGGCGATAAAGTAGCTGGAAGACATGGGAATAAAGGTATCATTTCAAAAATTTTGCCTAGACAGGATATGCCTTATTTGCAAGATGGAACACCTGTTGATATGGTATTCAATCCATTAGGAGTACCTTCGCGAATGAATGTGGGACAGATGTTTGAATGCTCGCTCGGGTTAGCGGGAGACCTGCTGGGCAGACATTATAGAATAACACCCTTTGATGAGAGATACGAGCAAGAGGCTTCGAGAAAACTAGTGTTTTCTGAATTATATGAAGCCAGTAAGCAAACAGCAAATCCATGGGTATTTGAACCCGAGTATCCTGGAAAGAGCAGAATATTTGATGGAAGAACAGGAGATCCTTTTGAACAACCTGTTATAATAGGAAAGTCCTATATGTTAAAATTAATTCATCAAGTTGATGATAAAATCCACGGACGTTCCAGTGGTCATTATGCACTTGTTACACAACAACCCCTTAGGGGAAGGGCTAAGCAAGGTGGACAACGAGTAGGAGAAATGGAAGTTTGGGCTCTAGAGGGATTTGGTGTTGCTCATATTTTACAAGAGATGCTCACTTATAAATCCGATCATATTAGAGCTCGTCAGGAAGTACTTGGTACCACGATCGTTGGGGGAACAATACCTAATCCTGAGGGTGCGCCAGAATCCTTTCGATTGCTCGTTCGCGAACTACGATCTTTATCTCTGGAACTGAATCATTTCCTTGTATCTGAGAAAAACTTCCAGATGAATAGGAAGGAAGTTTGA
- the petN gene encoding cytochrome b6/f complex subunit VIII: MDIVSLAWAALMVVFTFSLSLVVWGRSGL; the protein is encoded by the coding sequence ATGGATATAGTAAGTCTCGCTTGGGCTGCTTTAATGGTAGTTTTTACGTTTTCCCTTTCACTCGTAGTATGGGGAAGAAGTGGACTCTAA